One genomic segment of Amycolatopsis sp. Hca4 includes these proteins:
- a CDS encoding SAM-dependent methyltransferase, producing the protein MRSASRTAEHVALFRALETRRPDRLFADDLAIRFLPARYRWLVRAAAVRPLGAGIARVIDRRYPGGPRLSAVARTRLIDDLLAEAAPEQVLLLGAGYDSRAHRLPGALPTYEVDHPLTQRVKRQRVADRPHVHYVPVDLGADSLAAALDGFPPKRTAVVWEGVTNYLTEQAVDTTLRDLAAITAPGSTVIFTYVDRAVLGADVPWQRKVAQVGEPWTFGFRPADVPGFLAERGLDLKGDLSAKDAAVRYHRDEPAAAFYRIAWAVVR; encoded by the coding sequence ATGCGTTCCGCCAGCCGCACCGCCGAGCACGTCGCCCTGTTCCGCGCCCTGGAGACCCGGCGCCCCGACCGGCTGTTCGCCGACGACCTCGCCATCCGGTTCCTGCCGGCGCGCTACCGCTGGCTCGTCCGGGCCGCGGCCGTCCGGCCGCTCGGGGCCGGCATCGCGCGGGTCATCGACCGTCGTTACCCGGGTGGGCCTCGCCTGTCGGCGGTCGCCCGCACCCGGCTGATCGACGACCTGCTCGCCGAGGCGGCGCCGGAGCAGGTCCTGCTGCTCGGGGCCGGCTACGACAGCCGCGCCCACCGGCTCCCCGGCGCGTTGCCCACCTACGAGGTCGACCACCCGCTGACCCAGCGGGTCAAGCGGCAGCGCGTCGCCGACCGGCCGCACGTGCACTACGTGCCCGTCGACCTCGGCGCCGACAGCCTCGCCGCGGCCCTCGACGGCTTCCCGCCGAAGCGCACGGCCGTCGTCTGGGAGGGCGTCACCAACTACCTCACCGAGCAGGCCGTCGACACGACGCTGCGCGACCTCGCCGCGATCACCGCGCCGGGCAGCACGGTCATCTTCACCTACGTCGACCGGGCCGTTCTCGGCGCCGACGTTCCCTGGCAGCGGAAGGTCGCGCAGGTCGGCGAGCCGTGGACGTTCGGCTTCCGGCCCGCCGACGTGCCCGGCTTCCTGGCCGAACGGGGTCTGGACCTGAAGGGTGACCTGTCGGCGAAGGACGCGGCCGTCCGCTACCACCGGGACGAGCCCGCCGCCGCGTTCTACCGGATCGCGTGGGCGGTGGTCCGGTAG
- a CDS encoding DUF397 domain-containing protein, with amino-acid sequence MENVTWRKSSFSGGQSECVEVKLDRSVGIRDTKAREHGELTVSRAAWAAAVTALRG; translated from the coding sequence ATGGAGAACGTCACCTGGCGCAAGTCGAGTTTCAGCGGCGGTCAGTCCGAGTGTGTCGAGGTGAAGCTCGACCGATCGGTCGGCATCCGGGACACGAAGGCCCGGGAGCACGGCGAGCTGACCGTCTCCCGTGCCGCGTGGGCCGCCGCCGTCACCGCTCTACGAGGTTGA
- a CDS encoding helix-turn-helix transcriptional regulator: MKPTSTSPGSRALAASLREVRVARGKGLRELARMVRILPQLLSAWEKGQRVPQPEDVARLLGALRVDDLTYDRMMRLARHARDDNWLDSNPSDLPPALNGIVEYERTATRITMWSLAVLPGILQTPDYARDVLSNAEIGLAQADAMLVARLERQRILVKPDPVRLTAFLGEMAIREQIGSADIMSDQMDHLTEVAGLSNVSLRIVPANIGYHPGLIGPFVLYEFGSLPPIVHLESSHATAFLHDEDVVRDYRRQAKILASRALSEDATRELFREVAR; this comes from the coding sequence ATGAAGCCGACTTCCACCTCGCCCGGGTCGAGGGCATTGGCCGCTTCGCTGCGCGAAGTGCGGGTAGCGCGGGGAAAGGGGCTGCGCGAACTCGCCCGGATGGTCCGGATTCTGCCGCAGTTGTTGTCGGCGTGGGAAAAGGGACAGCGGGTGCCGCAGCCGGAGGACGTGGCACGGCTGCTGGGCGCGCTGCGGGTCGACGACCTGACGTACGACCGCATGATGCGCCTGGCCAGGCACGCCCGCGACGACAACTGGCTCGACTCGAACCCGTCCGACCTGCCGCCCGCGCTGAACGGGATCGTGGAGTACGAGCGCACGGCTACCCGCATCACGATGTGGTCGCTCGCGGTATTGCCGGGAATCCTGCAAACTCCGGACTATGCCCGCGATGTGCTGAGCAATGCCGAGATCGGCTTGGCGCAGGCGGACGCGATGCTCGTGGCGCGGCTGGAGCGCCAGCGGATCCTGGTGAAGCCGGATCCCGTGCGGCTGACCGCATTCCTCGGCGAAATGGCGATCCGCGAACAGATCGGCAGTGCCGACATCATGTCCGACCAGATGGATCATCTGACCGAAGTGGCCGGGCTGAGCAATGTTTCGCTGCGGATCGTGCCCGCGAACATCGGTTACCACCCCGGTCTGATCGGTCCGTTCGTCCTGTACGAATTCGGTTCCCTGCCGCCCATCGTGCACCTGGAAAGCTCCCACGCCACCGCATTCCTGCACGATGAAGATGTTGTCCGCGACTACCGGCGCCAGGCTAAGATCTTGGCGAGCAGGGCGTTGAGCGAAGACGCCACCCGGGAGTTGTTCCGGGAGGTCGCACGATAA
- the yaaA gene encoding peroxide stress protein YaaA has product MLVLLPPSETKADGGRGGPLDLGALSYPELNPTRAKLADALAELAADVPASIAVLGITERQVGEVERNARLWTSPTMPALRRYTGVLYDALDVKSFTRAGLEKAHRRLAVTSSLFGVVSATDPIPAYRLSGGNSLPALGTVRGLWKPVLEPVLQGVEGLVVDLRSGTYSAFAKLRPDAVTVRVVTENAHGERVTVSHFNKAYKGRLARVLAATRAEPSTVDQLAKVITKAGLVVERTGEHALDLVTEG; this is encoded by the coding sequence GTGCTGGTGCTCCTCCCCCCTTCCGAGACCAAGGCCGACGGCGGCCGCGGCGGCCCGCTCGACCTCGGCGCGCTGTCGTACCCCGAGCTGAACCCGACGCGCGCGAAGCTGGCCGACGCGCTGGCCGAGCTGGCCGCGGACGTCCCGGCGAGCATCGCGGTCCTGGGCATCACCGAGCGGCAGGTCGGCGAGGTGGAGCGCAACGCGCGGCTGTGGACGTCCCCGACGATGCCGGCGCTGCGCCGCTACACCGGCGTGCTGTACGACGCACTGGACGTGAAGAGCTTCACGAGGGCGGGCCTGGAGAAGGCCCACCGGCGGCTGGCGGTGACGTCATCGCTGTTCGGCGTGGTGTCGGCGACCGACCCGATCCCGGCGTACCGCCTCTCGGGCGGCAACTCCCTGCCGGCGCTGGGCACGGTCCGCGGGCTGTGGAAACCGGTGCTCGAGCCGGTGCTGCAGGGGGTGGAGGGCCTGGTGGTGGACCTGCGGTCGGGCACGTACTCGGCCTTCGCCAAGCTCCGCCCGGACGCGGTGACGGTCCGCGTGGTGACGGAGAACGCCCACGGCGAGCGCGTGACGGTGAGCCACTTCAACAAGGCGTACAAGGGCCGCTTGGCGCGCGTACTGGCGGCCACGCGGGCCGAGCCGTCCACTGTGGACCAGCTGGCGAAGGTGATCACCAAGGCGGGCCTGGTGGTCGAGCGCACGGGCGAGCACGCACTGGACCTGGTCACCGAGGGCTGA
- a CDS encoding VOC family protein, protein MAIHMGMITIDCAEPRQLAQFWTAALGTTVAQDYEGEFLILAPAAEGGLPLALQRVPEPREGKNRAHIDFGAENREAEVKRLVGLGAKEVAEHEVPGLAWTVLQDPEGNEFCVSAAVH, encoded by the coding sequence ATGGCGATCCACATGGGCATGATCACGATCGACTGCGCGGAGCCGAGGCAGCTGGCGCAGTTCTGGACGGCGGCGCTGGGCACAACGGTGGCCCAGGACTACGAGGGCGAGTTCCTGATCCTCGCCCCGGCAGCGGAGGGCGGGCTGCCGCTGGCCCTGCAGCGGGTACCGGAGCCGAGAGAGGGCAAGAACCGAGCCCACATCGACTTCGGAGCGGAGAACCGCGAGGCCGAGGTGAAACGGCTGGTGGGGTTGGGCGCGAAGGAGGTGGCGGAGCACGAGGTGCCGGGCCTGGCGTGGACGGTGCTGCAGGACCCGGAGGGCAACGAGTTCTGCGTATCGGCGGCGGTGCACTGA
- a CDS encoding GNAT family N-acetyltransferase: MDLTWRPLTLDDAPALARLYAAAEEVDRTGEHFSAEDLREELAAPNVDLARATVGAWAGGELVGYGLARRRDAADPVHMIRLQSVVHPGHRTDAVGTHLAEWFARTSREVHERAFPGAPLELHHGSHQNERWIAGVLTRAGYTHGRTMVNMRVGLADLPPQPPLPDGFEAVPFDFAHDLAALDARNDTFADHWGSTIYEPDAWRHLVTGSKDFRPDLSFLVLDGDKVLAFVLSHHYASETEATGIREHYATWVGTRAALRGRGVASGLLGHTLKAAKAAGFDRSALNVDVDNAHRALGVYERCGYRVDDEWHVYVLS, from the coding sequence ATGGACCTGACCTGGCGCCCGTTGACCCTCGACGACGCTCCCGCCCTCGCGCGGCTGTACGCGGCGGCCGAGGAAGTCGACCGGACGGGTGAACACTTCAGCGCGGAAGACCTCCGCGAAGAGCTGGCCGCGCCCAACGTCGACCTGGCCCGCGCCACCGTCGGAGCCTGGGCCGGCGGTGAGCTCGTGGGCTACGGCCTGGCCCGCCGCCGCGACGCCGCCGACCCGGTGCACATGATCCGGCTCCAGTCGGTCGTGCACCCGGGCCACCGGACCGACGCCGTCGGCACTCACCTGGCCGAGTGGTTCGCGCGCACGAGCCGGGAGGTCCACGAGCGGGCCTTCCCGGGCGCGCCCCTCGAACTGCACCACGGCAGCCACCAGAACGAGCGCTGGATCGCCGGCGTCCTCACCCGCGCGGGCTACACGCACGGCCGGACCATGGTCAACATGCGCGTCGGCCTCGCCGACCTGCCGCCGCAGCCCCCGCTGCCGGACGGCTTCGAGGCGGTGCCGTTCGACTTCGCGCACGACCTCGCCGCGCTCGACGCCCGCAACGACACCTTCGCCGACCACTGGGGCAGCACGATCTACGAGCCGGACGCCTGGCGCCACCTGGTCACCGGTTCCAAGGACTTCCGCCCGGACCTGTCGTTCCTCGTCCTCGACGGCGACAAGGTGCTGGCGTTCGTCCTCAGCCACCACTACGCGTCCGAAACCGAGGCGACGGGCATCCGCGAGCACTACGCCACCTGGGTGGGAACCCGGGCGGCCCTGCGCGGCCGCGGCGTCGCTTCCGGGCTGCTGGGGCACACGCTGAAGGCGGCGAAGGCCGCGGGATTCGACCGGTCGGCCCTCAACGTCGACGTCGACAATGCGCACCGCGCGCTGGGGGTTTACGAGCGGTGCGGATATCGCGTCGACGACGAATGGCACGTGTACGTGCTGTCCTGA
- a CDS encoding LysR family transcriptional regulator has product MELRTLRYFVAVAEELHFGRAAARLHMSQPPLSRAIKQLETDVGAVLLLRSAAGVTLTPAGAALLAEARALLDQADQARVRVATAAGAPTLTVGILGDGADPAATRLADAYRRQHPDVEVRVRDADLTDPTCGLRAGLVDVALTRGPFDGTGLSVHELRADPVGAVLRADDPLAGRDRLALADLAGRRWFRFPDGTDPVWQAYWHGGEAREGPVVRAVQECLQAVLWNGTVGVMPLGHRPPGELVVVPLPDMAPNPVVVAWQDGDDNPLIRSFARIAAAAYRS; this is encoded by the coding sequence ATGGAGCTGCGCACGCTGCGGTACTTCGTCGCGGTCGCCGAAGAACTCCACTTCGGCCGGGCCGCGGCGCGGTTGCACATGAGCCAGCCGCCGCTGAGCCGGGCGATCAAGCAGCTGGAGACCGACGTCGGGGCCGTCCTGCTGCTGCGGTCCGCCGCGGGCGTCACGCTCACCCCGGCCGGCGCGGCGCTGCTGGCCGAGGCGCGGGCGCTGCTCGACCAGGCCGACCAGGCCCGCGTGCGCGTCGCCACGGCGGCGGGCGCGCCGACCCTCACCGTCGGCATCCTCGGCGACGGGGCCGACCCGGCCGCGACCCGGCTCGCCGACGCCTACCGGCGGCAGCACCCGGACGTCGAGGTCCGCGTCCGTGACGCCGACCTGACCGACCCAACCTGCGGCCTGCGGGCCGGGCTCGTCGACGTCGCGCTGACCCGCGGGCCGTTCGACGGGACCGGGCTGAGCGTGCACGAGCTGCGCGCCGACCCGGTGGGTGCGGTGCTGCGTGCCGACGACCCGCTGGCCGGCCGCGACCGGCTCGCGCTCGCCGACCTGGCCGGACGGCGCTGGTTCCGGTTCCCCGACGGCACCGATCCGGTCTGGCAGGCGTACTGGCACGGCGGCGAAGCACGCGAAGGCCCGGTGGTGCGGGCGGTCCAGGAGTGCCTGCAGGCCGTGCTGTGGAACGGGACCGTCGGGGTGATGCCGCTCGGGCACCGGCCGCCGGGCGAGCTGGTCGTGGTGCCGTTGCCGGACATGGCCCCGAACCCGGTCGTGGTCGCGTGGCAGGACGGCGACGACAACCCGCTGATCCGCTCGTTCGCCCGGATCGCGGCGGCCGCCTACCGGTCCTGA
- a CDS encoding trypsin-like serine protease — MPKRAAIMLAAAVTLATASPAAAVTGGSPAAEGAYSFATRIEVGGVHGCSGALVAPQWVVTAASCFPENGGQAGAPKLATKASVGLRAERTVVDLLFRADRNVALAKLATPVTDITPVAVGTAAPAQNEALRIAGYGRTATEWVPGRLHTAPVSVQSVTATTLAVLGDPAAATTCQGDAGGPLLRERDGVVELAGLHHSSWQAGCLGSTETRQGTVETRVDDIAGWIGLRLRGDAYTALPTAQRVLDTRTETGGHQKPVAAGESVSVAIPGLPASASAVAVSLVGTGGTSGTFLTAYGDTLPTTSNVNLAAGRTAAGMAIVPVGADGRIKVRNNAGAIDVIVDYLGYYSASGESTYQPKAKPDLLLDTRGQLGGHPGKLTAGEIVTVPVRGIAGVPSDAVAVAINLTGTEADSNTFFSVFAQGTPGPSTLNIRPDEDRAVQSLVRIGDDGAIRIFLHHGQGHVLLSVAGSFVPGDAGSRYAALGKPTRLLDSRDGTPPPLGPGTIVTVPVTGLPSEATAAAVNLTGVQPSVSSFLSAWSHDLPYSGVPSTVNVMAGENTSNAATVRLGAGAQFDVRNSAGSTHLVVDLQGYYTR; from the coding sequence ATGCCCAAAAGAGCCGCGATCATGCTCGCCGCGGCTGTCACTCTCGCCACCGCCTCTCCCGCCGCCGCCGTCACCGGGGGCAGCCCGGCCGCCGAGGGGGCCTACTCCTTCGCCACCCGGATCGAGGTCGGCGGCGTCCACGGGTGCAGCGGTGCCCTCGTTGCGCCGCAGTGGGTTGTCACCGCCGCCAGTTGCTTCCCCGAAAACGGCGGCCAAGCCGGCGCCCCCAAGCTCGCCACCAAGGCTTCCGTCGGCCTGCGCGCCGAACGAACCGTCGTCGATCTGCTCTTCCGGGCCGATCGCAACGTCGCCCTCGCCAAGCTGGCCACGCCCGTCACCGACATCACGCCCGTCGCCGTCGGCACCGCCGCCCCCGCCCAGAACGAGGCCCTGCGCATCGCCGGCTACGGCCGGACCGCCACCGAGTGGGTGCCCGGCCGGCTTCACACCGCGCCTGTCTCCGTGCAGAGCGTCACCGCCACCACCCTCGCCGTCCTGGGCGACCCGGCCGCCGCCACCACCTGCCAGGGCGATGCCGGCGGCCCCCTGCTGCGGGAGCGCGACGGCGTCGTCGAACTCGCCGGTCTCCACCACTCCTCCTGGCAGGCCGGCTGCCTCGGCTCGACCGAGACCCGGCAGGGCACCGTCGAGACCCGCGTCGACGACATCGCCGGCTGGATCGGCCTCCGCCTCCGCGGCGACGCCTACACCGCGCTGCCCACCGCCCAGCGCGTGCTCGACACCCGCACCGAAACCGGCGGCCACCAGAAGCCCGTCGCCGCGGGCGAATCCGTTTCCGTCGCCATCCCGGGCCTGCCGGCCTCCGCGAGCGCCGTCGCCGTCAGCCTGGTCGGCACCGGCGGCACCTCGGGCACCTTCCTCACCGCCTACGGCGACACCCTGCCCACGACGTCCAACGTCAACCTCGCCGCCGGCCGCACCGCCGCCGGCATGGCGATCGTCCCCGTCGGCGCCGACGGCCGGATCAAGGTCCGCAACAACGCCGGCGCCATCGACGTCATCGTCGACTACCTCGGCTACTACAGCGCCTCCGGCGAGTCGACCTACCAGCCGAAGGCCAAGCCGGACCTGCTGCTCGACACCCGCGGCCAGCTCGGCGGCCACCCGGGCAAACTGACCGCGGGTGAGATCGTGACCGTGCCGGTCCGCGGGATCGCGGGTGTCCCGTCCGACGCCGTCGCCGTGGCGATCAACCTCACCGGCACCGAAGCCGACTCCAACACCTTCTTCAGCGTCTTCGCGCAGGGCACGCCCGGCCCGTCGACGCTGAACATCCGGCCGGACGAGGACCGCGCGGTCCAGTCGCTGGTGCGGATCGGCGACGACGGCGCCATCCGCATCTTCCTCCACCACGGCCAGGGCCACGTCCTGCTGTCGGTGGCCGGCTCGTTCGTGCCCGGCGACGCGGGCAGCCGGTACGCGGCGCTGGGCAAGCCCACCCGCCTGCTCGACAGCCGCGACGGCACGCCCCCGCCGCTCGGGCCCGGCACGATCGTCACCGTGCCGGTCACCGGCCTGCCGTCCGAGGCGACCGCCGCGGCGGTCAACCTCACCGGGGTGCAGCCGAGCGTTTCGTCGTTCCTGTCCGCCTGGTCGCACGACCTGCCCTACAGCGGCGTCCCCTCGACCGTGAACGTCATGGCGGGCGAGAACACCTCCAACGCCGCGACGGTCCGGCTCGGCGCGGGCGCGCAGTTCGACGTCCGCAATTCGGCGGGCTCGACGCACCTGGTCGTCGACCTGCAGGGCTACTACACGCGGTAG
- a CDS encoding suppressor of fused domain protein codes for MPSRAERYLAHLDTLTGSAAPRLQPIPSTQPGLDDVIAFVYADEPEPRYLTGATYGLSLADHPDWHGVRPELWISVRSDDPVWALAIGYLAEQLRGTCPFVYGDTIDFGQPIAPESAMTAFAVSAPAGLDAHQYTLIDIGGPPISIAGCYPVHDTERKFIREHGIDAFWQLDWDLYDVRRAPVV; via the coding sequence ATGCCGAGCCGTGCCGAGCGGTATCTCGCCCATCTCGACACCCTGACCGGGTCCGCCGCGCCCCGGCTGCAGCCCATTCCCTCGACGCAGCCCGGGCTCGACGACGTCATCGCGTTCGTCTACGCCGACGAGCCCGAGCCGCGCTACCTGACCGGCGCCACCTACGGCCTTTCCCTGGCCGACCACCCGGACTGGCACGGCGTGCGGCCGGAGCTGTGGATCAGCGTCCGCTCCGACGATCCGGTGTGGGCGCTGGCCATCGGCTACCTGGCCGAGCAGCTGCGCGGGACGTGCCCGTTCGTCTACGGCGACACCATCGACTTCGGCCAGCCGATCGCCCCGGAGTCGGCGATGACGGCGTTCGCCGTGTCGGCGCCGGCCGGCCTCGACGCCCACCAGTACACCCTGATCGACATCGGCGGCCCGCCGATCAGCATCGCGGGGTGCTACCCGGTGCACGACACCGAGCGGAAGTTCATCCGCGAGCACGGCATCGACGCTTTCTGGCAACTGGACTGGGACCTCTACGACGTCCGCCGCGCGCCGGTGGTCTAG
- a CDS encoding FAD-binding oxidoreductase, producing MRVLVIGSGIGGAATAWHLAGRGAEVIVADAARPGTATEAGAGIVSPWASRSEDAVYPLAAAAARYYREFAAELEGSSFEVVGGMIASADDAELTRAQERLTSRAADAPEIGEIRRLDPAKARELFPALAPGLSAVHLAGAGRVDGHQLRRALLAGAERRGAKFVDGEVAFRADGTVAGPDGVLEADSVVVAAGAWSRELLAPLGIDLPVTPHRGQISHFDLPGTETAAWPVVLHGPSHYLLAFGGGRVVAGATREPDAGFDYRVTAAGQREVLDNALAAAPGLADATLAETRVGFRPGTPDGLPVLGLIRPGLAVATGFGAGGLTNAPFAGKLVAAVALGEDPGFDLRPFAPDRF from the coding sequence ATGCGAGTGCTCGTGATCGGCAGTGGGATCGGCGGCGCGGCGACGGCCTGGCACCTGGCGGGCCGCGGCGCGGAAGTGATCGTGGCGGACGCGGCGCGGCCGGGAACGGCGACCGAGGCCGGCGCCGGCATCGTCAGTCCCTGGGCGTCCCGCTCGGAGGACGCGGTGTACCCGCTGGCGGCGGCCGCCGCGCGGTACTACCGGGAGTTCGCCGCGGAACTCGAAGGCTCGTCGTTCGAGGTCGTCGGCGGGATGATCGCGTCGGCCGACGACGCCGAGCTGACCCGGGCGCAGGAGCGGCTGACGTCCCGGGCGGCGGACGCGCCGGAGATCGGCGAGATCCGGCGCCTCGACCCGGCGAAGGCGCGCGAGCTGTTCCCGGCGCTGGCACCCGGGCTGAGCGCGGTGCACCTGGCCGGCGCCGGCCGCGTGGACGGCCACCAGCTCCGCCGCGCATTGCTGGCGGGGGCCGAGCGCCGGGGCGCGAAGTTCGTCGACGGCGAGGTGGCGTTCCGCGCGGACGGCACGGTGGCGGGCCCGGACGGCGTCCTGGAAGCGGACAGCGTGGTGGTGGCGGCGGGTGCGTGGAGCCGCGAACTGCTGGCCCCGCTGGGGATCGACCTGCCGGTGACGCCGCACCGGGGCCAGATCAGCCACTTCGACCTGCCGGGCACGGAAACGGCGGCCTGGCCGGTGGTCCTGCACGGCCCCAGCCACTACCTGCTGGCCTTCGGCGGCGGCCGGGTGGTCGCGGGCGCGACCCGCGAGCCGGACGCGGGCTTCGACTACCGCGTGACGGCGGCCGGCCAGCGCGAGGTCCTGGACAACGCACTGGCGGCGGCCCCGGGCCTCGCGGACGCAACCCTGGCGGAGACCCGCGTCGGCTTCCGCCCGGGAACGCCGGACGGCCTGCCGGTACTGGGCCTGATCCGCCCGGGCCTGGCGGTGGCGACGGGCTTCGGCGCGGGCGGGCTGACGAACGCCCCGTTCGCGGGCAAGCTGGTGGCGGCGGTGGCACTGGGCGAGGACCCGGGCTTCGACCTGCGCCCGTTCGCGCCGGACAGGTTTTGA
- a CDS encoding TetR/AcrR family transcriptional regulator codes for MPKVSDEHLASRRRQILDAAANCFARSGFHRTSMQDIVRESGLSAGLIYRYFTGKEDMILAIVGEWHTSRDAGLGDAGDPLAAYLDLLREIAGPDAARQRNLGLQAWAETVREPRIRDLARQGVDDQRAAFGDLAPDALIRVLVAIYQGLLLQASWDDGLDAEAFVTAVRDLVRDRMA; via the coding sequence ATGCCCAAGGTCAGCGACGAACACCTGGCGAGCCGCCGCCGCCAGATCCTCGACGCCGCGGCGAACTGCTTCGCCCGCAGCGGGTTCCACCGCACGTCGATGCAGGACATCGTCCGGGAGTCCGGTCTGTCCGCCGGGCTGATCTACCGGTACTTCACCGGCAAGGAGGACATGATCCTGGCGATCGTCGGCGAATGGCACACGTCCCGCGACGCGGGCCTGGGCGACGCCGGCGATCCCCTTGCCGCCTACCTGGACCTGTTGCGGGAAATCGCCGGCCCGGACGCCGCCCGGCAGCGCAACCTCGGCCTGCAGGCGTGGGCGGAAACCGTCCGCGAACCCCGGATCCGCGACCTCGCCCGCCAAGGCGTCGACGACCAGCGGGCCGCCTTCGGCGACCTCGCCCCGGACGCCTTGATCCGCGTGCTCGTGGCCATCTACCAGGGACTGCTGCTGCAGGCTTCGTGGGACGACGGCCTGGACGCCGAAGCGTTCGTCACGGCGGTCCGGGACCTCGTGCGGGACCGGATGGCCTAG
- a CDS encoding 2-hydroxyacid dehydrogenase produces MSARVLLPWTDIDVPEGLVAAYYDGDGAPPADLGDVEFYVLPYDRGPEPPKLIEELPSLRVVQALSAGVEALVPLLPDGVQLANGRGLHDLSVAEHALALIHAAQRDLPRWFAQQARGEWSREHTRSLADSRVLLVGYGSIGQAVERQLVAAEAVVTRVASRPRPDEDVHGVAELPALLPGADIVVLVLPDTPATRGLIGADELAALPDDALVVNVGRGTAIDTAALLAETRTGRLRAGLDVVDPEPLPADHPLWTVPGVVITPHIAGGSSSFYPRAKKLAAEQLRRYAKGEELLNLVER; encoded by the coding sequence ATGAGCGCTCGCGTACTGCTGCCGTGGACCGACATCGACGTGCCGGAGGGGCTCGTCGCCGCGTACTACGACGGCGACGGCGCCCCTCCGGCCGATCTCGGCGACGTCGAGTTCTACGTCCTGCCCTACGACCGCGGGCCGGAGCCGCCGAAGCTGATCGAGGAACTGCCGTCGCTGCGGGTGGTGCAGGCGCTGTCGGCGGGCGTCGAGGCGCTTGTGCCGCTGCTCCCCGACGGCGTGCAGCTGGCGAACGGGCGCGGGCTGCACGACCTGAGCGTCGCCGAGCACGCCCTCGCGCTCATCCACGCGGCGCAGCGCGACCTGCCGCGCTGGTTCGCGCAGCAGGCGCGCGGCGAGTGGAGCCGCGAGCACACGCGGTCGCTGGCCGACAGCCGTGTCCTGCTCGTCGGCTACGGCTCGATCGGGCAGGCCGTCGAACGCCAGCTCGTCGCCGCCGAAGCCGTGGTGACGCGGGTGGCGAGCCGCCCCCGCCCGGACGAGGACGTCCACGGCGTCGCCGAACTGCCCGCGCTGCTGCCCGGGGCCGACATCGTCGTGCTGGTCCTGCCGGACACGCCGGCGACCCGCGGCCTCATCGGCGCGGACGAGCTCGCCGCGCTCCCCGACGACGCCCTGGTCGTCAACGTCGGCCGCGGCACGGCGATCGACACCGCAGCACTGCTCGCCGAGACCCGCACCGGACGGTTGCGCGCCGGGCTCGACGTCGTCGACCCGGAGCCGCTGCCCGCGGACCATCCACTGTGGACGGTACCGGGCGTGGTCATCACGCCGCACATCGCGGGCGGGTCGTCGTCGTTCTACCCGCGCGCGAAGAAGCTCGCGGCGGAGCAGTTGCGGAGGTACGCGAAGGGTGAGGAGCTGCTCAACCTCGTAGAGCGGTGA
- a CDS encoding MBL fold metallo-hydrolase, producing the protein MTELTDPAVRVSGAREIAPDLLVIPNDRVDLVPNIGVVGGTEAVLVVDTGIGTANASQVLAFARELAKGRRLYLTTTHFHPEHAFGAQVFAGEATYLVNRAQAEDLATKGAGYLEMFRGLGEVIARRLDGVRVPAPDVVFDDGYDLDLGGRTVRLRPTGQGHTKGDQVIEVPDAGVLFTGDLAETGQFAIFPWFPPYDVDVSGVGWLGVLDGLIATAPRVVVPGHGDIGGLPVLTDVRDYLHELREETWRRRDSAMGVEETTAEVRSLLVERHPEWAGQEWIEPGVACLCAEHGSRRDEPVDHRA; encoded by the coding sequence ATGACCGAGCTGACCGATCCCGCCGTCCGCGTCTCCGGCGCCCGCGAGATCGCCCCCGACCTGCTGGTGATCCCGAACGACCGGGTCGACCTGGTGCCCAACATCGGTGTCGTCGGCGGCACCGAAGCCGTCCTCGTCGTCGACACGGGCATCGGCACCGCGAACGCATCGCAGGTGCTCGCCTTCGCGCGCGAACTGGCGAAGGGCCGTCGCCTTTATCTGACCACGACGCACTTCCACCCCGAGCACGCGTTCGGCGCGCAGGTGTTCGCCGGCGAGGCGACCTACCTGGTCAACCGCGCCCAGGCGGAGGACCTCGCCACCAAGGGCGCGGGCTACCTGGAGATGTTCCGCGGCCTGGGCGAGGTGATCGCCCGCCGCCTCGACGGCGTGCGCGTGCCTGCCCCCGACGTGGTCTTCGACGACGGGTACGACCTCGACCTCGGCGGCCGGACCGTCCGGCTCCGGCCCACCGGACAGGGCCACACCAAGGGCGACCAGGTCATCGAGGTGCCGGACGCGGGCGTGCTGTTCACCGGCGACCTGGCCGAGACCGGGCAGTTCGCCATCTTCCCGTGGTTCCCGCCGTACGACGTGGACGTCTCGGGCGTCGGCTGGCTCGGCGTCTTGGACGGCTTGATCGCCACCGCGCCCCGCGTGGTCGTGCCGGGCCACGGCGACATCGGCGGCCTGCCGGTCCTCACCGACGTCCGCGACTACCTGCACGAGCTGCGCGAAGAGACCTGGCGGCGCCGTGACTCGGCGATGGGCGTCGAGGAGACCACCGCCGAGGTCCGCTCACTGCTCGTCGAGCGGCACCCGGAATGGGCCGGGCAGGAGTGGATCGAGCCGGGCGTCGCCTGCCTCTGCGCGGAACACGGGTCACGGCGTGACGAGCCAGTCGACCATCGCGCGTGA